Part of the Pristiophorus japonicus isolate sPriJap1 chromosome 11, sPriJap1.hap1, whole genome shotgun sequence genome is shown below.
ggtaggttttaaggagcatctttatgGAGAAAAGAGagatagtgaggcagagaggtataggcagggcattccagagcttggggcccaggcaacagaagtgtgccaccaatggttgagcgattataatcagggatgctcaagagggcagaattagaggagggcagacatctcgggagcAATGAGTTTTTTTCTGAACAAAAAAGGATTAGAATTGATAAATTAAGTTACATTATATAGAAATTAATTAACAGTAAAATTAAAATACTACAACGGAACACAAAATAAGGCAGAAGACAATAGAGAAAAGACAAGCTGAAGCAAGACGTTAAAAAATGCATATATTTTAAAACACCCTTGGCAGCCTGGATTGTTCAGGATCTGGCAACCGATTAAGAGTAAGGAAGGTTGACAAAAGAGGGTTCTTCAACTCGAGAGCGGGGGTTTCCGACGATTAATCTTGAAACCCCTGAATAACTTAATTCCACGTTGACTGCTAGTACAAAAATGTTCCGTAATATATGATTTCCTTTTCACTGTGAATGTATAATTGTAATAAAATTAAGGCTGTGAAATCAATGGAGCACTTTCATGAACAACCTTCGGTTCTTGTTATAAACTCAGTATTTTGCCCTCCCATACTAAACACAGCAACCTTGATTTTATGAAAGGCTTGAAAGCAATTCACGAGGACAAAACATCAAAAATAATAAATACAGCGACATAATTATCAATTGGCACTCCCCCAGTGACATTTTGCATTGAAATGCCCCACTTCTCCTGGGTACCAGCAGCACTGTGATTCACAAGTTGTCCTTGTCAATCAAAATGAAGGCGCAGGCTGTTGCCAGGGGTTCTAGTGACGTATGTGGCCATTTGTCATTGGCTGTTTTTTTAAACCGGGACTAATTACCATATTGATTTCACAAAGGACATGCAAAGCGATTGGCCTGAATCAAGAGGATGAGTTTGATGTCATGACGCCGGCGGCCTAGATTTGTTGCCAGGAGATAGGGCGTTTCccggagagcgcgcgcgcgcgcggcCGGTCTGTTCTATATTCGGGGCCGTACACTCACTGCATGTAAATGGGAGCATGAAAGCAGCAGCACGGCCCGGAAGCAAGCAAGCAGGGAGGCGCTTATTACATTTGGGTCAGTGCCCAGCGTCGAAGTCATCTTACGACAGGTTCCATCTTGTTTTGCAAAGGCTGCCAAGTAACACCTTTATAAATCCGCGGAGGAAGTGAGCTGGTTGCAGTGCGAAGAGCAGGTCGAGAGGGAGGCACTGCGGGAGGAAGTTGCAAAGCCAGAGTTTGAGGGATTCCATCAAGGAAGGCGAAAGCAAACACCACGTTAAGGAAAATGATGCAGATTATGGATACTTACAACCAGAAGCACTCCCTGTTCAACGCCATGAACAAGTTCATCGGTGCGGTCAATAACATGGACCAGACGGTCATGGTGCCCAGCCTTTTGCGGGATGTCCCCCTCGAAGATGAAGGCAAGAGCGAAGTTAATGGCGTCTCAAGCACGGGAGCGTCCAACTACTACTCGGATACACGGGATATGTACAACTACTACGTCTTGTTGAAATCCATCAAGAACGATATAGAATGGGGTGTGGTGCAACTGGACGATAGAAAGAAAGATAAAACCGCCACCATAGACATTAGGGTGGACGAGGCGGAAGGAGAAGAAGACTTGCAGAAACAATTCCATTATCATCTAAATGGATTATACACCGTCCTGTCAAAACTGACCCGAAAAGCTAACACTCTAACTAACCGCTACAAACAGGAAATTGGATTCGGTAGCTGGGGACATTGAGCACAGATCAACTTATCAGGACTAACCTCCCTAATGAAGTTAAGCCGAGCCTAACTGAAGTTGCAAGGTTATTTTCTGCTCTACTCCAGAAACCGATAGCGGCAACGATTTAACTTGATCATTTAATAAGcccttttctgttctttttttccgTCTTATTGCTGGGAGAAGGGAAAGCTTTGTAGGacgtgctttaaaaaaaaaataaaactttcATTCATGGAACTGAAGCGTGGTTGTGAGCGGCTGTGCCGGTGGAGATTACATCATTTTACTTTGCACTACTTTGTACTGTATATGTGATGTATAAAATTATTACGTGTCTTGTAAACCGTTTACTCATTTTATAAACGCACAAGATAGACGCGTATCTTTTTACAATCTCTATATGGTGCACGACTTTGTAAAATACGCCTCAAGAGCTTGTAAGATCCCTAATAAAATGAGGCTGTTGAAAGGGCCAATGACATGACTGAAAGCTGCATAGTTACTTCTGTGTGCAACTTACTGTATGGAACCAACTGAAAATTTCTGATAAAGAATAATGACGAGGTTCCTTCCTGTGTCATCAACGTATTTTTCTTATTTAAACCCTACTTTTGTACAGGCTGGTATATT
Proteins encoded:
- the LOC139275735 gene encoding mid1-interacting protein 1-B-like — translated: MMQIMDTYNQKHSLFNAMNKFIGAVNNMDQTVMVPSLLRDVPLEDEGKSEVNGVSSTGASNYYSDTRDMYNYYVLLKSIKNDIEWGVVQLDDRKKDKTATIDIRVDEAEGEEDLQKQFHYHLNGLYTVLSKLTRKANTLTNRYKQEIGFGSWGH